From Cucumis melo cultivar AY chromosome 3, USDA_Cmelo_AY_1.0, whole genome shotgun sequence:
gtttaatttctatcattatatacactaatgcattatgagcttccatagggtgacgaagatgtgttggagaagaaggttgatattggtttagaggagccaatagatgtcgttgacgatgaggacgtcatagagatagaaccatttctcactcaacgaccacacgttcggcccgcccgtaggaagcgtgcaagtgtttacctatcaaccccattcacaactctacctaaacggtctctgacatcaaccaccagcacctctgagtctgaagcaattgtttatgatcctatgcacaaaatacttgacgtccatttagatagacttcgagcgtggattacagacaagcgtacagacgatgagctgcgtgaaacctttcatgggaaaaaatcgaaggcttttttcagagacttgtttatgtgtcgccggtggttgtcggatgaggtatgggattatcttatcatttatgcaattataattttatcattgttatggttctatacatttactgcttacttttgtttgtattagcatttggatgcactttttcttttcattcgcttgaagattaaggcagccgggataccttcttctcagaacttcacaactgcggacacaatctttatggtttgtaatcgtctcgttactttatgtatgtatttgcgtttgatatttgtctttcggtctgatatttgcgtttgtatgtttttctttgcagcgcattttagtttcgaagtggcccctatacaaagaatgtattaaagagaatcgcccgtttgactgggacgaagagtataggttggttgactatgttgtcgggtcaaaagtggacttccaagatccttgggcaagtgttgattacgtttactctccattcaatgtccatggcaaccattgggttctattatgcttggatttggtaagttgtcaagtgaaggtatgggattcgcttccgtcacttacaactgccgaagagatgacaaacatattactgcccattcgacagttggtgccaaagttgttagatagtactggcttctttgataggagaggtagatcatcgacatacaaggaaccttggccagttgtcattgttgacccaattccacttcaacgaaataattgtgattgtggcgtattcgcaattaagtattttgagtacatagctgctggtgttggtttagatacattatgtcaagaaaacatgtcatactttagaaaacaattagcatttcaagtATGGAccaaccaacactcctatgtattgaaatattaacataaatcacaagtatcaattggctgttctattattgtgtatgttgcatttcaattagtagtatcgattattctctatgttgcaaaactacttgtagctaaacgatcgctgaatttttttatgattttaagaatatcgtttagactttaccaaacgatcgtttagactgtaccaaacgatcgtttagactttaccaaacgatcgtttagactttactaaacgatcgcttaatattttgacgtttattaagaagatcgtttagacatcgtttattaagaagatcgtttacacttaccgaacgatcgtttagactttaccaaacgatcgtttagactttactaaacgatcgcttaatattttgacatttattaagaagatcgtttagacatcgtttattaagaagatcgtttatacatatgtgcgcgatgagtatttctctacacgaatattttgtgatatgtatctaaacgaatacaaatattaactcaaatattctttctcaattttggtcgcgtttaattgaaaatatcacaaagtatttattttataacaaagtttaaaattataatatgttattctctctataaaaattacataaaaaaattatataaacgaatacaaatattaacaaaagtatttattggcccaaagttccagcacatattgttgtctaaacagtttcatgtttggcacagttagacaaccaaggtcactagcagttacaaggcattcaacaaatttggtacagaaaattccacaatccaatgaacgccctttctgtaatgtggccttcgatctgcgtattggccaagggccatatgtgaaacgatctgaatggaggttgactccaattgcaatcgcgagtgaggcaatgcatcgtgcaggcatttgaagagcttcatcaacaagtttctgctcaacataatttggcattgagtcgaacacgtagatcctgcattttctcatatcagctgcaatagccaaccagtgttcttttatgttgatgcaggtaatcacgtagttgacatctccccaccctggtatgtcgttgtaatcaccaacagcagtgttgaaatagtattcgacatctttttctgtccatatacttaggtgtgctgttgggtctgtccattcagctttcttattatctggtgtcaccagatgagtatcaaaaatgtggttccaaacaatgcagtctggtttattgattccagtcttcaagaacaagtcaaaatttaatcagaatataatgatgcagtttaacttgtatacaaaaaaaaaattaaagaataacaacttaccagaaaagaggaatgtaatattctaaaagaacgcttgcaatggtgcttgagatgcaacattttattctgcaagtgggCGAATAGCAGatccaatgtctacaaagaaaaaataaacgatcgtttaatgaatgaaaggagaggataagcgatcgcataagaaatgtacatgtgatcgtttacgtagtaagcgatcgtgtaatattaacttaacgatcgtttagttaatagaagcgatcgtttagttaatagaagcgatcgtatatcaaatataagcgatcgtttgggaagagtacttacgtctccatgtacccatgtgttttcttcaagctgtctgaaaaagtctttctttctggttgtggagactactttcctttcttcatgggttgtttttcttgattttttccattgcaagtattccttccataattttggatccactttccacatcggattatatggatctacttctctgatttccacatctgggacaggtgttgtagatactgatatgatctgagcagatgttgtgggtggattaccttgttcatcttcatgttgcacctctttatttgctattttacatagctttcttctctttattggtttttcttccacatctttatcaggcacagttactggttctttttcaaccaaagtaactgcttcatcattttttttcatctcaacctgtttttttgttgtttcctgcaatgtaatcgtattaaacaagtaacaaactattcattcaaacgactacaaatttgttgtgtatacataccagttgagattcttcatttacaatttgtacagtttgatccattggagccaattcacaaagtgcaagaggttggctcacatatggaagggtagtaatcatctGTGGCAGGTCTGAttctttctgaatttgatgacttagactatccgatatatctcttatagtcattagcaagtctgcatccctaccgtctatgcttatatcactaccacgttcctcttcatgttccctaaacaaaatgagaagaaacatgagaataagaaaaaaaaatacaattgttaggtatttataaactagtaaacaatgaatgaaatgttaacctttgggtttcctcttgacgttcagtatgttgttcttcagtaggttgttgttgagtatgttgttcttgaacaacatactcattgtcattctgatcagtatgatcattcccttgattttcagtttgattctaacaaacaaataaaaacgaacataaaattaaaaaaataatgtattgttaaaccatcgtgtatataaaagtaaacgatcgcgtaactttgataaacgatcgtctatcgaagttaaacgatcgagtaactttgataaacgatcgtctatcaaagttatacgatcgtttatctaatgtatgatgaaaacaaattttacctggaccaatctctccagcatctgcttcatttcatacagctccaatgactgctttgtgattgtgtcatccatcctacagactatagaagtcagtgtggataaatccttacgaacttcttttatttccttcttcagtttcttgtaggattttgaatgacttcgttcttctttgtcattggacttctttgatctgaaatgtttcttcttggtgattggatgcatttcagactcctcagccactgtttgactttgttcccTTTGGGGTGAGAGTTgttctctttgtggagatgagtctgattgctccaatgatttgttgttcattgctccaatggattcatcctcctccatttgcatgttatcatcccctcgaattcgactctccatgaaagccttctcttgggttgacatcttgagtttaggttgaacaacagtctgcaatgtaattgtattattggattgtgtaattatattaaacgatgactgacaggttttacttacatttttgttgtcgaatatgttattctgcagcattttgtaagatggagcttgtgtacaattccatctcaatatccttgggattaatcccttactgtttcttgtggccaggtgctcatttgcggttgagagtacttcataagcccacacctacaacatttaaacaaatatgttaaactttgatgttcaattggcatttacttaaagtgtatgaagaaataaaaatcacctgaaaagcaaggacgtagcctttgatgttatagtatgacactgctttggaacttcgtgtcttcttcagctcgtatgcttcttttttgccttggagacttgtctttaaactgttgagcagacgagtgtagaagaaagttgaccaatcgaagcttttaaatgcttcttcatcatcaactcttcccaaaatgtccatgtcaaactgtgttttcttatccttcccgaccatcacagtttctataaagacggccaaggcgaccttcacagcatcgtcatcatttgtaaactcaaaattcttgaaaatttcctcaatttccaagcatgttattactttcttattttctgatccgaatagaagactttgcagtcgcttgctatcgcaatctttctccaatggattgtttgttggccacaatccagttatgatgttgaattccttttgggtaaaacggacgttcttccctaaaaccgagaaacagattccatctgcgttaccgtcttcaggtatctgcctcagcaagaaatgatggatcaactggccgttgaataccatgttcacattcagcaatggaccaaaaattgttttttcgaacatttgcagctggtccttggtcagtttatccttaataagactgccaatcttgtgcacttggcatgacacagtggcagggaaatacttttcgctaggtacaaccatcctgaaatgaatataatatattgaagacagaagtcgaacccgaaaccctaaacgcttcacaataataatataagaacacagtgatagtttttgaagacagaagttgaaacgtttgaaatataaacaaaggaaaagtgtaacgttatagtaggaaaagttcgggaaaataccttttaacgttgacgaaaactatggactgagacaaaaatggtctgagagaacaatggactgagagaaaacgaaggtgtcatcagtgcggttgtgtattgcgtagtgacgaaaaacgaaaagtgagaaggcggaacgtatatatatatcggtcgtttttaccaaaggggcaatattgtaaattcgcatactttttttgaaatgttgaatcgcggttgtaaacaattcgcgggtgtctttcgttgtttcaaaagatcgtttagtttatgtaaacgatcgtttagttttttatagtcgatcgtttagttaatttcaaacgatcgattggttgttttaaacgatcgtttagttttgttcgaccaatcgtttagttttgtttaactgatcgtttagttaatttcaaggtatcgattggttgttttaaacgatcgtttagttttgtttgaccaatcgtttagttttgtttcaccgatcgtttagttttgttttaaactatcgtttagttgttttcaaacgatcgtttggttgttcttaaccgatcgtttagttatttttaaacgatcgtttacatatttttaaacgaacatttagttatttttaaacgatcataaaaccagtgtttgtgttcttaaatgaataagtcaatcgttattttcgtcttcttcatccatttggacgcacagaaagtaagaatgttgggacaaatcattaagaaaacacatcattaacaaacattcattaattagtgtaatacttggtacattggtagggaaatttctaatcttgtatgctcgacttgtcggtatatgaaattggattggtacacgttaatctgttgtgacctatttgtttacaccgaccacacttatgcaatttcggagcttcaccaacacttggaatcctctttttcttcggtcgaccaactcttttgactacttttggaggtaaaacagtcatatgtacgtagtcttcgcttgtcttccaatctgactgattcccaactgggtagacggcctccgcatatgcagccaacaaacattcattagtgtaataattagcacataaactataaacatttatattacgaacccgtgctgcagcaatggcatgtgagcatggtagttgctcagcttgaaactccttgcaagtgcattctttagtctgaaggtttacgacctcctccttatctaaatctttgacatgaaattggtaacagtcaattgggttgaccttcattgtcaaagctccttcttgtttcttttgaataactaactctgcccatttggtcaatgtagacgtcactttaatgccttcttctcgacgctcccaaaaccaacgttgtagcaaagctcgaacattttcaaggaatgaagcaataggcaaatctctaggttctttcagtatagaattcatggactccgctatatttgttgtcatcatgttataccgtcttcctgggcagtgaacacgagaccatcgtgctattccaacatcatttaaatatttccctgaaccattaggaaatgaaagaagatgtctccacgcttcaacaaacgttgattcacgatatgttctcgatgcattataaaacaaagtagcaaccgtgtcattcttatatttatcatgcaaattttgactcaaatgttggacacaaaggccgtggaatgcagatgggaaaactgatgaaatacccttggcgaagcatgttttccgatctgtcacaaagcctagattaggcacctcccctattgcacctttcaatttttctaagaaccactgtattgagtcatctgtttctctatcaactactccaaaggctagaggatagatctgattgt
This genomic window contains:
- the LOC127148462 gene encoding uncharacterized protein LOC127148462 isoform X1, with the protein product MVVPSEKYFPATVSCQVHKIGSLIKDKLTKDQLQMFEKTIFGPLLNVNMVFNGQLIHHFLLRQIPEDGNADGICFSVLGKNVRFTQKEFNIITGLWPTNNPLEKDCDSKRLQSLLFGSENKKVITCLEIEEIFKNFEFTNDDDAVKVALAVFIETVMVGKDKKTQFDMDILGRVDDEEAFKSFDWSTFFYTRLLNSLKTSLQGKKEAYELKKTRSSKAVSYYNIKGYVLAFQVWAYEVLSTANEHLATRNSKGLIPRILRWNCTQAPSYKMLQNNIFDNKNTVVQPKLKMSTQEKAFMESRIRGDDNMQMEEDESIGAMNNKSLEQSDSSPQREQLSPQREQSQTVAEESEMHPITKKKHFRSKKSNDKEERSHSKSYKKLKKEIKEVRKDLSTLTSIVCRMDDTITKQSLELYEMKQMLERLVQNQTENQGNDHTDQNDNEYVVQEQHTQQQPTEEQHTERQEETQREHEEERGSDISIDGRDADLLMTIRDISDSLSHQIQKESDLPQMITTLPYVSQPLALCELAPMDQTVQIVNEESQLETTKKQVEMKKNDEAVTLVEKEPVTVPDKDVEEKPIKRRKLCKIANKEVQHEDEQGNPPTTSAQIISVSTTPVPDVEIREVDPYNPMWKVDPKLWKEYLQWKKSRKTTHEERKVVSTTRKKDFFRQLEENTWVHGDTLDLLFAHLQNKMLHLKHHCKRSFRILHSSFLTGINKPDCIVWNHIFDTHLVTPDNKKAEWTDPTAHLSIWTEKDVEYYFNTAVGDYNDIPGWGDVNYVITCINIKEHWLAIAADMRKCRIYVFDSMPNYVEQKLVDEALQMPARCIASLAIAIGVNLHSDRFTYGPWPIRRSKATLQKGRSLDCGIFCTKFVECLVTASDLGCLTVPNMKLFRQQYVLELWANKYFC
- the LOC127148460 gene encoding uncharacterized protein LOC127148460 gives rise to the protein MTPEEEQLKIASGELFENFRSSTIIQSKNGGSKRVREVVNDEDELKKSKKQKSKIKMKKAIRNLQDRVAVVEGQLNTIKSDIDELKGLMSTILKHIGLQRKGDEGDHKVSEGLEDEHIEVKKKGDEDVLEKKVDIGLEEPIDVVDDEDVIEIEPFLTQRPHVRPARRKRASVYLSTPFTTLPKRSLTSTTSTSESEAIVYDPMHKILDVHLDRLRAWITDKRTDDELRETFHGKKSKAFFRDLFMCRRWLSDEHLDALFLFIRLKIKAAGIPSSQNFTTADTIFMRILVSKWPLYKECIKENRPFDWDEEYRLVDYVVGSKVDFQDPWASVDYVYSPFNVHGNHWVLLCLDLVSCQVKVWDSLPSLTTAEEMTNILLPIRQLVPKLLDSTGFFDRRGRSSTYKEPWPVVIVDPIPLQRNNCDCGVFAIKYFEYIAAGVGLDTLCQENMSYFRKQLAFQVWTNQHSYVLKY
- the LOC127148462 gene encoding uncharacterized protein LOC127148462 isoform X2; translated protein: MVVPSEKYFPATVSCQVHKIGSLIKDKLTKDQLQMFEKTIFGPLLNVNMVFNGQLIHHFLLRQIPEDGNADGICFSVLGKNVRFTQKEFNIITGLWPTNNPLEKDCDSKRLQSLLFGSENKKVITCLEIEEIFKNFEFTNDDDAVKVALAVFIETVMVGKDKKTQFDMDILGRVDDEEAFKSFDWSTFFYTRLLNSLKTSLQGKKEAYELKKTRSSKAVSYYNIKGYVLAFQVWAYEVLSTANEHLATRNSKGLIPRILRWNCTQAPSYKMLQNNIFDNKNTVVQPKLKMSTQEKAFMESRIRGDDNMQMEEDESIGAMNNKSLEQSDSSPQREQLSPQREQSQTVAEESEMHPITKKKHFRSKKSNDKEERSHSKSYKKLKKEIKEVRKDLSTLTSIVCRMDDTITKQSLELYEMKQMLERLVQNQTENQGNDHTDQNDNEYVVQEQHTQQQPTEEQHTERQEETQREHEEERGSDISIDGRDADLLMTIRDISDSLSHQIQKESDLPQMITTLPYVSQPLALCELAPMDQTVQIVNEESQLVEMKKNDEAVTLVEKEPVTVPDKDVEEKPIKRRKLCKIANKEVQHEDEQGNPPTTSAQIISVSTTPVPDVEIREVDPYNPMWKVDPKLWKEYLQWKKSRKTTHEERKVVSTTRKKDFFRQLEENTWVHGDTLDLLFAHLQNKMLHLKHHCKRSFRILHSSFLTGINKPDCIVWNHIFDTHLVTPDNKKAEWTDPTAHLSIWTEKDVEYYFNTAVGDYNDIPGWGDVNYVITCINIKEHWLAIAADMRKCRIYVFDSMPNYVEQKLVDEALQMPARCIASLAIAIGVNLHSDRFTYGPWPIRRSKATLQKGRSLDCGIFCTKFVECLVTASDLGCLTVPNMKLFRQQYVLELWANKYFC